Proteins encoded in a region of the Triplophysa rosa linkage group LG14, Trosa_1v2, whole genome shotgun sequence genome:
- the tspan13a gene encoding tetraspanin-13a, with protein sequence MACGGFVCSKNALCVLNIVYVMVSLLMIGVAAWGKWFGLVSSFRVMAAVIAVGLFLFLVAIVGLCGALKHHQVLLFFYMLILSMVFIVQFSVSCACLAISKEQQNLLLEIGWNKSESMQRDLEKSLDCCDFDQVNFNVTCEAACFEELTCEPCSVKIQAYADDALRFVGGISLFFSFTEIFGVWLAYRYRNQKDARQNPGAFI encoded by the exons ATGGCGTGCGGTGGGTTTGTTTGTTCCAAAAATGCCCTCTGTGTGCTGAACATCGTTTATGTG ATGGTGAGTCTTCTCATGATTGGGGTGGCAGCGTGGGGCAAATGGTTCGGTCTGGTCTCCAGCTTCAGAGTGATGGCTGCTGTCATTGCAGTTGGATTATTTCTCTTCCTTGTGGCCATCGTGGGTTTATGTGGAGCTCTGAAGCATCATCAAGTCCTTTTGTTCTTT TACATGCTTATACTTTCCATGGTATTCATTGTGCAGTTCTCAGTATCGTGTGCCTGCTTGGCAATCAGCAAAGAACAACAG aacctTCTCTTGGAGATAGGATGGAATAAGTCTGAATCAATGCAGAGGGATTTGGAGAAATCGTTGGACTGCTGTGACTTTGATCAAGTTAACTTTAATGTAACGTGTGAAGCG GCCTGTTTCGAGGAGCTAACGTGTGAACCGTGTTCAGTAAAAATCCAGGCGTATGCAGACGATGCTTTGCGTTTCGTTGGAGGAATCAGTCTGTTTTTTAGTTTTACAGAG aTTTTTGGTGTCTGGCTAGCGTATAGATACAGGAATCAGAAAGATGCTCGACAAAATCCTGGTGCTTTCATTTAA
- the LOC130564868 gene encoding LINE-1 retrotransposable element ORF2 protein isoform X1, translating to MTESDEKILTILSWNVNGFHRKKSEVLHQLNVFQADVVFLQETHVGPDRVYSTGCIKIESLEGDYAMTAFTVFKGSARGVAVLFKKNLEFGGFKVDSDSKGRYIIISCQIWGRDFVFINVYNSNDEKIKFTEFTHLSTQIPPSAYLVIGGDFNTVMDSDLDRTSHLRNRSHEKTLNALQRFLDTFNLVDVWRCVYPEVKSFTFFDAKGQSRLDYFFVQSHMLARVTGCSIHERPQHLDKEDYISDHAPLSIQIQTNGPKWQPGVFLLKDKACMERLSCIIKTISRIKTETRKGSLWPGLKVRLLCEAIAFQNESSRERMQICERPRGVEHVDWEGFRDETLHTANPFSTHQSLKSFLDHLHQTERFEDLKSALNSVLTEPISRKEILVAILSLPESERLTTGGLTVQFYKHYASKITELLQAFFNQILDFKPIKGVAVESLGQRNYDHTYSHRVQYHCSPITVIDTDYKILASVLAERLKSVIEHVLNPGVGKPQTSIQDSISVLQSETADKMLIVSIGVDAGALKLSYLFYSLKFVNLPDRFTSVLKLLVTEGDVNMHGESYSLQSPLQGLKVGCPLTPLLISICLLPLIHSVNTEKKLLGPNIQVGIPKSVIDKDNAIIFLPNTSEALESLEKTLLDFTETSGLIIDRRYSV from the exons ATGACTGAAAGCGATGAGAAAATATTAACTATTCTTTCATGGAACGTGAACGGGTTCCACCGCAAAAAGTCTGAGGTCCTTCATCAGTTGAATGTTTTCCAGGCAGATGTGGTATTTCTCCAAGAAACTCATGTGGGTCCAGATAGAGTCTATTCCACAGGATGCATCAAGATTGAGTCTTTGGAGGGAGATTACGCCATGACGGCGTTCACTGTCTTCAAAGGAAGCGCACGCGGAGTGGCCGTTCTGTTTAAAAAGAACCTGGAATTTGGTGGTTTTAAAGTTGATAGCGATAGCAAGGGAAGATACATAATAATCTCATGTCAAATTTGGGGGCGTGATTTTGTATTTATCAATGTATATAACTCAAACGAtgaaaaaattaagtttactgAATTCACACATTTGTCTACCCAAATCCCACCATCGGCCTATCTCGTGATCGGTGGTGATTTTAACACCGTAATGGATTCGGATCTTGACAGAACGTCACATTTACGAAACCGGAGTCATGAAAAGACGCTCAATGCTCTCCAACGATTTTTAGATACTTTTAACTTGGTAGATGTTTGGAGGTGTGTTTACCCCGAGGTTAAAAGCTTCACATTTTTTGATGCGAAAGGCCAATCTAGACTCGACTACTTTTTTGTACAAAGTCACATGTTAGCAAGAGTTACTGGATGTAGTATTCACGAAAGACCGCAACATTTAGATAAAGAAGATTACATTTCCGATCACGCGCCATTATCTATTCAGATTCAGACAAATGGCCCAAAATGGCAGCCGGGTGTTTTTCTCCTTAAAGACAAGGCATGTATGGAAAGGTTGTCATGCATAATAAAGACAATTTCAAGAATAAAGACCGAAACGAGGAAAGGAAGTCTATGGCCAGGATTGAAGGTCCGACTTCTATGTGAGGCAATAGCTTTTCAAAATGAAAGCTCAAGAGAGAGGATGCAAATCTGTGAACGTCCTCGCGGGGTGGAACATGTGGACTGGGAAG GGTTTAGAGACGAGACTCTACATACAGCAAATCCTTTCTCCACACACCAGAGTCTTAAGAGctttctggatcatttgcaccAGACAGAAAGATTCGAAGACTTAAAATCAGCACTCAACTCTGTTCTAACCGAACCCATTTCCAGAAAAGAGATTTTGGTTGCTATACTCTCCCTTCCTGAAAGTGAACGCTTAACTACAGGTGGACTAACAGTGCAGTTCTATAAGCACTATgcgagtaaaatcacagagcttttacaagcatttttcaaTCAAATACTTGACTTCAAACCAATTAAAGGTGTGGCTGTTGAATCGCTGGGCCAGAGAAATTACGATCATACCTACAGCCATCGTGTTCAGTATCACTGTAGTCCTATTACAGTGATTGATACTGATTATAAGATTTTGGCTTCAGTTCTAGCAGAAAGGTTGAAAAGTGTTATTGAACATGTTTTAAATCCAGGTGTAGGTAAACCACAAACGTCTATTCAGGACAGCATTAGTGTTCTTCAAAGTGAAACTGCTGATAAAATGCTGATTGTTTCGATAGGAGTAGATGCAGGTGCATTGAAGTTGTCCTATTTGTTTTACAGCCTGAAGTTTGTAAACCTGCCTGACAGGTTCACATCAGTGTTGAAGCTGTTGGTGACCGAGGGAGATGTAAACATGCACGGTGAATCATATTCACTGCAATCTCCACTGCAAGGTCTAAAAGTGGGATGTCCACTGACTCCTTTACTAATAAGCATTTGTCTTCTCCCTCTGATTCACTCTGTTAATACTGAGAAAAAGCTTTTGGGACCTAATATCCAAGTGGGGATCCCAAAGTCGGTAATTGACAAAGACAACGCCATCATTTTCCTTCCCAATACCAGTGAAGCTTTGGAAAGTTTGGAAAAGACGCTGCTAGATTTTACAGAGACGTCTGGGTTAATAATAGATAGGAGATACTCAGTTTAG
- the LOC130564868 gene encoding LINE-1 retrotransposable element ORF2 protein isoform X2, translating to MRHRYFLGFRDETLHTANPFSTHQSLKSFLDHLHQTERFEDLKSALNSVLTEPISRKEILVAILSLPESERLTTGGLTVQFYKHYASKITELLQAFFNQILDFKPIKGVAVESLGQRNYDHTYSHRVQYHCSPITVIDTDYKILASVLAERLKSVIEHVLNPGVGKPQTSIQDSISVLQSETADKMLIVSIGVDAGALKLSYLFYSLKFVNLPDRFTSVLKLLVTEGDVNMHGESYSLQSPLQGLKVGCPLTPLLISICLLPLIHSVNTEKKLLGPNIQVGIPKSVIDKDNAIIFLPNTSEALESLEKTLLDFTETSGLIIDRRYSV from the coding sequence ATGCGGCATCGTTACTTTTTAGGGTTTAGAGACGAGACTCTACATACAGCAAATCCTTTCTCCACACACCAGAGTCTTAAGAGctttctggatcatttgcaccAGACAGAAAGATTCGAAGACTTAAAATCAGCACTCAACTCTGTTCTAACCGAACCCATTTCCAGAAAAGAGATTTTGGTTGCTATACTCTCCCTTCCTGAAAGTGAACGCTTAACTACAGGTGGACTAACAGTGCAGTTCTATAAGCACTATgcgagtaaaatcacagagcttttacaagcatttttcaaTCAAATACTTGACTTCAAACCAATTAAAGGTGTGGCTGTTGAATCGCTGGGCCAGAGAAATTACGATCATACCTACAGCCATCGTGTTCAGTATCACTGTAGTCCTATTACAGTGATTGATACTGATTATAAGATTTTGGCTTCAGTTCTAGCAGAAAGGTTGAAAAGTGTTATTGAACATGTTTTAAATCCAGGTGTAGGTAAACCACAAACGTCTATTCAGGACAGCATTAGTGTTCTTCAAAGTGAAACTGCTGATAAAATGCTGATTGTTTCGATAGGAGTAGATGCAGGTGCATTGAAGTTGTCCTATTTGTTTTACAGCCTGAAGTTTGTAAACCTGCCTGACAGGTTCACATCAGTGTTGAAGCTGTTGGTGACCGAGGGAGATGTAAACATGCACGGTGAATCATATTCACTGCAATCTCCACTGCAAGGTCTAAAAGTGGGATGTCCACTGACTCCTTTACTAATAAGCATTTGTCTTCTCCCTCTGATTCACTCTGTTAATACTGAGAAAAAGCTTTTGGGACCTAATATCCAAGTGGGGATCCCAAAGTCGGTAATTGACAAAGACAACGCCATCATTTTCCTTCCCAATACCAGTGAAGCTTTGGAAAGTTTGGAAAAGACGCTGCTAGATTTTACAGAGACGTCTGGGTTAATAATAGATAGGAGATACTCAGTTTAG